In Listeria monocytogenes, the following proteins share a genomic window:
- the opp3C gene encoding oligopeptide ABC transporter permease, translated as MAEHKIAKERFQPAHILDAEAEKINRPSLTFMQDSWLRIRKNKAALVSLIVLALVIIMAIVGPYLSQNLGPKHDINRQITENASLPPKVQGFENMPFWNGHQSIGGEDVDIYKQNNIKEGTYYWLGSDTLGRDQFARIWAGTRVSLIIAVVAALCDLVIGVAYGLISGYAGGRVDNFMQRILEVIGAIPNLVVVILMMLVLDSGMVSIIIAIAMTSWITMARVVRGQVLKLKNQEFVMASMTLGESTPKILTKHLIPNISGVIIINIMFSIPSAIFFEAFLSFIGLGLPAPAASLGVLVNDGYKTLQVLPYMILYPCIVLCIIMIAFNLIADGLRDAFDPKMRD; from the coding sequence ATGGCAGAACATAAAATTGCAAAAGAAAGATTTCAGCCAGCGCACATTCTGGATGCGGAAGCAGAGAAAATTAATCGTCCAAGTTTAACATTTATGCAAGATTCTTGGCTTCGTATTCGTAAAAATAAAGCGGCTTTAGTTTCTCTAATTGTATTAGCCCTTGTTATTATCATGGCAATTGTTGGGCCTTATTTATCACAAAATCTAGGACCAAAACATGATATTAACCGACAAATCACTGAAAATGCGAGTCTTCCTCCAAAAGTTCAAGGTTTTGAAAATATGCCTTTCTGGAATGGTCATCAATCTATTGGTGGAGAAGACGTTGATATTTATAAACAAAATAATATTAAAGAGGGTACTTACTACTGGTTAGGTAGTGATACGCTTGGACGTGACCAATTTGCTCGTATTTGGGCTGGTACACGTGTATCTCTAATTATTGCTGTTGTAGCAGCGCTTTGTGACCTTGTTATAGGTGTTGCTTACGGTTTGATTTCTGGTTATGCTGGAGGTCGTGTAGATAACTTTATGCAACGTATATTGGAAGTAATTGGTGCAATTCCCAATTTAGTAGTTGTTATTCTTATGATGTTAGTATTAGATTCAGGTATGGTTTCTATTATTATCGCTATAGCAATGACCAGTTGGATAACGATGGCTCGGGTAGTCAGAGGACAGGTATTAAAACTTAAAAACCAAGAATTTGTTATGGCCTCTATGACACTGGGTGAATCCACACCAAAAATTTTAACTAAACATTTAATCCCGAATATTTCAGGTGTTATTATCATTAACATCATGTTTAGTATTCCTAGTGCGATTTTCTTTGAAGCCTTCTTAAGCTTTATTGGGCTTGGTCTTCCAGCGCCAGCAGCGTCTCTTGGTGTCTTGGTAAATGATGGATATAAAACATTACAAGTATTACCGTATATGATTCTGTATCCATGTATTGTACTTTGTATCATCATGATTGCATTTAACTTAATTGCAGATGGCTTGCGTGATGCCTTCGATCCTAAAATGCGCGATTAA
- the opp3b gene encoding oligopeptide ABC transporter permease yields the protein MVKYTLKRVLYMLITLFIIASVTFVLMKFLPGTPYRNQEKLSDEQIHMMNEKYGLNDSIPVQYFNYMTGLVKGDLGVSFQLDNRPVSEILGALIGPSVQLALEAMVFGIIFGILLGVVAAMYQNKWPDYTSTFIAILGKSVPSFVFATVLQYWLGAKLQIFPVAGWGTFADTILPAFALAMFPLATAARFMRTELIDVFASDYVLLAKAKGNSRTEVAVKHAIRNALIPLITVLGPLSVALMTGSLVIENIYSIPGIGSQFVSSIQTNDYPVIMGTTLLFAAMLVFVILVVDILYGLIDPRIRVSGGRK from the coding sequence ATGGTTAAATATACGTTAAAAAGAGTATTATATATGCTTATAACGTTATTCATCATTGCTTCGGTTACGTTTGTTCTTATGAAATTCTTACCTGGTACGCCTTACCGTAATCAGGAGAAACTATCTGACGAACAAATTCACATGATGAATGAAAAATATGGACTAAATGATTCAATTCCAGTCCAATACTTTAATTATATGACAGGTTTGGTAAAAGGTGACTTAGGTGTTTCCTTCCAACTTGATAATAGACCAGTGTCTGAGATTTTAGGTGCACTTATTGGCCCATCTGTCCAATTAGCGCTTGAGGCAATGGTTTTTGGTATTATATTTGGTATCTTACTTGGGGTAGTAGCGGCCATGTATCAAAACAAGTGGCCGGATTATACGAGTACATTTATAGCAATATTAGGTAAGTCAGTTCCATCTTTCGTATTTGCGACTGTTTTACAATACTGGCTTGGAGCAAAACTTCAAATTTTCCCAGTAGCAGGTTGGGGTACGTTTGCAGATACTATCCTGCCAGCATTCGCACTTGCGATGTTCCCGCTTGCAACAGCAGCTCGTTTCATGAGAACAGAGTTAATTGATGTATTTGCATCTGATTATGTTCTACTTGCCAAAGCGAAAGGGAATAGTAGAACGGAAGTAGCAGTTAAACATGCGATTCGTAATGCACTTATTCCTTTAATTACAGTTTTAGGGCCATTATCGGTTGCACTGATGACTGGTTCCCTTGTTATTGAAAATATTTATAGTATTCCTGGTATCGGTAGTCAATTCGTTTCTTCTATTCAAACAAATGACTATCCAGTTATTATGGGAACTACTCTTCTATTTGCTGCTATGCTTGTATTTGTTATCTTGGTAGTAGATATTCTTTACGGATTAATTGATCCTCGAATCCGTGTGTCTGGAGGTAGAAAATAA
- a CDS encoding peptide ABC transporter substrate-binding protein, producing MKKSKLFLTLGLTLLLSLVLVACGGGSDSKSDKKGSDSGKASGEQVLNLTESALIPSADSTKADDQVGLNVVNQTNEGLYALDKDGIPAIAGAAEEPKISDDKTVYTIKLREDAKWSNGDPVTANDYVYSWRRAVDPNTAATYSYLFDAIKNGGDIVAGKKKPEELGIKAVDDYTLEVTLSKPTAYINSLFAFPTFFPLNEKFVTEKGEKYAQNSDNMLFNGPFELKDWTGTNKKWTYVKNDKYWDKDKVKLKQINVQVVQDSGTGLNLYNTDKVDRTVLSADYAAQNKNNKDYVTVNDSSTFYIKFNQKRAGKDTVFANKNIRKAIALAIDKQSYTDTVLKNGSKPANNLVPEGFTFDPGNKEDYTKESGKHLEYDVKEAQKAWKAGLKELGVSEITVEFTSDDTENARKSSEFIQDQLQKNLDGLTVKLKNVPFKVRLQNDQNQDYDFSMSGWGPDYQDPSTFLDLFVTDGAQNRMSYSNKDYDKILNDASVTYAADDQKRWDEMVKAEKILLTDDVAIQPLYQRSTAYLQKDYIKNLQKNPFGPDYTYKETYLTK from the coding sequence GTGAAAAAATCTAAATTATTTCTTACACTTGGATTAACACTATTACTAAGCTTAGTCTTGGTAGCATGCGGAGGCGGATCAGATTCCAAGTCCGACAAAAAAGGCTCAGATTCAGGAAAAGCTTCAGGAGAGCAAGTACTTAACTTGACAGAAAGCGCACTAATTCCTTCTGCAGACAGCACAAAAGCGGATGACCAAGTTGGTTTGAACGTTGTAAACCAAACAAACGAAGGTCTATATGCGCTTGACAAAGATGGTATTCCTGCCATTGCCGGTGCTGCTGAAGAGCCAAAAATTAGCGATGACAAAACAGTTTATACAATCAAACTTCGTGAAGATGCAAAATGGTCAAACGGAGACCCTGTAACTGCAAATGACTATGTTTACTCATGGCGTCGTGCAGTTGACCCTAATACTGCTGCAACATATTCTTACCTATTTGATGCAATCAAAAACGGTGGAGATATCGTAGCTGGCAAGAAAAAACCTGAAGAATTAGGAATTAAAGCAGTAGATGATTATACTTTAGAAGTTACTCTATCTAAACCAACTGCTTACATTAACTCACTATTCGCATTCCCGACTTTCTTCCCACTTAACGAAAAATTCGTTACGGAAAAAGGCGAAAAATATGCACAAAATAGTGACAACATGTTATTCAATGGACCTTTCGAGTTGAAAGACTGGACTGGAACAAACAAAAAATGGACTTACGTAAAAAACGATAAATATTGGGATAAAGATAAAGTTAAGTTGAAACAAATCAACGTACAAGTTGTTCAAGACTCCGGTACTGGACTTAACTTATACAACACTGACAAAGTTGACCGTACTGTATTGAGTGCAGACTATGCTGCTCAAAACAAAAACAATAAAGACTATGTAACAGTGAATGATTCTTCTACTTTCTACATTAAATTTAACCAAAAACGTGCTGGCAAAGATACAGTATTTGCTAACAAAAACATCCGTAAAGCTATAGCTCTTGCGATTGACAAACAATCGTACACTGATACAGTTCTTAAAAACGGATCTAAACCTGCAAACAACCTTGTACCAGAAGGTTTCACTTTTGACCCAGGTAACAAAGAAGATTATACAAAAGAATCTGGTAAACATTTAGAGTATGATGTAAAAGAAGCTCAAAAAGCATGGAAAGCTGGATTGAAAGAACTAGGAGTTTCCGAAATTACAGTTGAATTCACTAGTGATGACACTGAAAATGCGAGAAAATCTTCTGAATTCATTCAAGACCAACTACAAAAGAACTTAGACGGTCTTACAGTTAAACTTAAAAACGTACCATTTAAAGTTCGTTTACAAAATGACCAAAACCAAGATTACGATTTCTCTATGAGCGGCTGGGGTCCTGACTATCAAGATCCATCCACTTTCTTAGATCTATTCGTAACTGATGGTGCACAAAACAGAATGAGTTATTCTAACAAAGACTACGACAAGATTTTAAATGATGCTTCTGTAACTTATGCAGCTGACGATCAAAAACGTTGGGATGAAATGGTTAAAGCAGAAAAAATCCTTCTTACGGATGATGTAGCTATTCAACCACTTTATCAACGTTCTACTGCATACCTACAAAAAGACTACATTAAAAACTTGCAAAAAAATCCATTTGGTCCAGATTACACTTACAAAGAAACATACTTGACTAAATAA
- a CDS encoding DUF3899 domain-containing protein, with product MFLRITIYTLIQEAIIFGILLFGKNNGVSLSNYVDVSFMVALITLLSGLFVYIMRSGFLDRVHNGFRNISRKIKREEENEFSDMLLSELVGLQYAGILFSSLLIMLSSIVCMFL from the coding sequence ATGTTTTTACGAATTACTATTTATACACTTATTCAAGAAGCAATTATTTTTGGGATTTTACTTTTCGGCAAAAATAACGGTGTTAGTTTAAGCAACTACGTGGATGTTTCTTTTATGGTAGCACTTATTACGCTGTTAAGTGGATTGTTTGTTTATATTATGAGAAGCGGATTTTTAGACCGGGTTCATAATGGGTTCCGAAATATTTCTCGTAAAATTAAACGAGAAGAAGAAAATGAGTTCTCAGATATGTTGTTATCTGAATTAGTCGGTCTTCAATACGCTGGTATTTTGTTTAGTTCCCTACTTATTATGCTATCTAGTATTGTATGTATGTTTTTGTGA